One part of the Lotus japonicus ecotype B-129 chromosome 2, LjGifu_v1.2 genome encodes these proteins:
- the LOC130741313 gene encoding uncharacterized protein LOC130741313, with the protein MSGVVAGSSSSCTATFTTRRTIQNSHLTTPSKTLTPPRCQKTSFQGLSIVEAKRGVSDSFLGVGENYKNGSSSSIARRRLEITAKTAGASKTIEAEVDKPLGLTLGQKPTGGVVITAVEGGGNAAKAGLKAGDQVLYTSSFFGDELWPADKLGFTKTAIQAKPDSVYFVVSRGAEVDVKRLPKRPAPPRFGRKLTDAQKARATHICLDCGFIYTLQKPFEEQPESYICPQCQAPKKRFSPYDVNTGRAIGGGLPPIGVIIGLVAGLGAVGALLVYGLQ; encoded by the exons ATGTCAGGTGTGGTAGCAGGTTCCTCCTCTTCATGCACAGCCACCTTCACCACCAGAAGAACCATTCAAAACTCTCACCTCACAACACCTTCTAAAACACTCACTCCTCCTCGTTGCCAG AAAACATCTTTTCAAGGTCTCTCCATTGTTGAAGCCAAGAGGGGTGTTTCAGATTCCTTCCTTGGTGTTGGTGAGAATTACAAGAATGGTTCCTCCTCCTCCATTGCAAGAAGGAGACTTGAGATCACTGCTAAAACTGCTGGGGCTTCAAAGACAATTGAAGCTGAGGTTGACAAGCCACTTGGCCTCACCTTAGGCCAAAAGCCTACTGGTGGTGTTGTCATCACT GCTGTTGAAGGTGGGGGAAATGCAGCAAAAGCAGGGTTAAAGGCAGGGGACCAAGTCCTTTATACTAGCAGTTTCTTTGGGGATGAATTGTGGCCTGCGGATAAGCTTGGCTTCACTAAAACCGCAATCCAAGCTAAGCCAGACTCTGTCTACTTTGTTGTCAGCAG AGGAGCTGAGGTAGATGTTAAAAGGCTCCCAAAGCGTCCTGCTCCGCCTCGGTTTGGAAGAAAACTGACTGACGCTCAAAAG GCTAGAGCTACTCACATTTGCCTTGATTGTGGATTCATATACACCTTACAGAAACCTTTTGAGGAGCAG CCGGAATCATACATCTGCCCCCAATGTCAAGCACCTAAGAAGAGGTTTTCTCCATATGATGTAAACACTGGAAGAGCTATAGGAGGGGGCTTGCCTCCTATTGGAGTTATCATTGGACTTGTGGCTGGTCTTGGTGCAGTTGGAGCTTTGCTTGTTTATGGTCTTCAGTAA
- the LOC130737330 gene encoding uncharacterized protein LOC130737330 — MAESAVNSTNDRQNRRGVLEIEAYDRMVASNKQLSQQMTAMQRQFQAAKISNVDSIHCGTCGGPHASEDCGADFDKEVKALGGNNQRQYSNQRFQSQNSGPQQNQDQGSGNGKNSLEELMENFINKANTSFKDHEVAIKNLETQVGHMAKQMSERPPGMFPSDTVINPKENCSAITLRSGATLSEPKQKIVENNNVNDEFVGDIEPLGENKKKQKEKEEEKRKVELEKKFTKVPFPPFPTNIAKRRLEKQFSKFVSMFKKLRVELPFSEVLEKMSQYAKFMKEILSKKRRLSEENEIVELTEECSAILQRKLPPKRKDPGSFTLPVNFGASKQVRALCDLGSSVNLMPLSMFERLNVGELKPTMMMLQLADRSIVAP; from the exons ATGGCTGAAAGTGCAGTGAACTCTACCAATGACCGCCAAAACAGAAGGGGTGTATTGGAAATAGAAGCATATGATAGGATGGTTGCTTCAAACAAGCAATTATCTCAACAAATGACAGCTATGCAACGACAATTTCAGGCAGCCAAGATATCTAATGTGGATAGTATACATTGTGGAACATGCGGTGGTCCTCATGCCAGTGAAGATTGCGGAGCAGATTTTGACAAGGAAGTCAAGGCTTTGG GAGGAAATAATCAGAGGCAATATTCAAATCAAAGATTCCAGTCTCAGAATTCAGGACCTCAACAGAATCAGGATCAAGGCAGTGGCAATGGGAAGAATAGCTTAGAAGAATTGATGGAGAATTTCATTAACAAAGCAAATACTAGTTTCAAAGATCATGAAGTTGCTATAAAAAATTTGGAGACTCAGGTGGGACATATGGCCAAGCAAATGTCAGAAAGACCCCCAGGTATGTTTCCTTCAGATACTGTCATTAATCCTAAAGAAAATTGCTCTGCCATAACTCTTAGGAGTGGTGCTACCTTGAGTGAGCCTAAACAGAAAATTGTAGAAAACAATAATGTCAATGATGAGTTTGTAGGAGATATTGAACCTTTaggagaaaataagaaaaaacagaaagaaaaagaagaggaaaagagaAAAGTAGAATTAGAAAAAAAGTTTACCAAAGTCCCTTTTCCCCCTTTCCCCACTAACATAGCAAAGAGAAGGTTGGAGAAGCAATTCTCCAAGTTTGTATCTATGTTTAAAAAGTTGCGTGTAGAGCTCCCATTCTCTGAAGTTTTGGAAAAAATGTCTCAATATGCTAAATTCATGAAGGAGATACTCTCAAAGAAAAGGAGGTTGAGTGAAGAGAATGAGATCGTTGAGCTTACTGAGGAGTGTAGCGCTATTCTACAAAGGAAGCTTCCACCCAAACGAAAGGATCCAGGTAGTTTCACTCTACCTGTTAATTTTGGGGCTTCAAAGCAAGTTAGAGCCTTATGTGATTTAGGGTCAAGCGTCAACTTAATGCCCCTATCAATGTTTGAGCGACTTAATGTTGGAGAACTGAAGCCGACTATGATGATGCTTCAACTAGCGGATCGCTCCATAGTGGCTCCATAG
- the LOC130741315 gene encoding aspartic proteinase CDR1-like has product MANILCFFHLCFLVVLYLLSCQTPIEAQDAGFSVQLTRQNSPHSPFYKPDNLHRHKLPSFHQVPKKAFAPNGPFSTRVTSNNGDYLMKLTLGSPPVDIYGLVDTGSDLVWAQCSPCHGCYKQKSPMFEPLSSKTFNPIPCDSEQCGSLFSHSCSPQKLCAYSYSYADSSVTKGVLARETITFSSPTNGDELVVGDIIFGCGHSNSGAFNENDMGVIGLGGGPLSLVSQMGALYGSRRFSQCLVPFHADSRTSGTISFGDASDVSGEGVVTTPLVSEEGQTPYLVTLEGISVGDTFVSFNSSEKLSKGNMMIDSGTPATYLPQEFYDRLVEELKVQSSLLPVDNDPDLGTQLCYRSETNLEGPILTAHFEGADVQLMPIQTFIPPKDGVFCFAMAGTADGDYIFGNFAQSNILIGFDLDRKTISFKPTDCTNP; this is encoded by the coding sequence ATGGCCAACATTCTCTGCTTCTTCCATCTGTGTTTCCTTGTTGTTCTGTACTTGCTCTCATGTCAAACACCAATTGAAGCTCAAGACGCCGGGTTCAGTGTTCAACTAACCCGCCAGAACTCACCCCACTCTCCTTTCTACAAACCAGATAATCTTCATAGACATAAGCTTCCATCATTTCACCAAGTTCCCAAGAAAGCATTTGCTCCAAATGGTCCCTTCAGTACCAGAGTGACATCCAACAATGGTGACTATCTCATGAAGCTCACTCTGGGATCGCCCCCAGTGGACATATATGGTTTGGTGGACACGGGCAGTGACTTGGTTTGGGCACAATGTTCACCTTGTCATGGCTGTTATAAGCAGAAAAGTCCAATGTTTGAGCCCCTGAGTTCCAAAACATTCAATCCCATACCATGTGATTCAGAGCAGTGTGGTTCCCTCTTTAGTCACTCTTGCTCTCCTCAAAAACTGTGTGCCTACAGTTACAGCTATGCAGATTCTTCAGTAACAAAAGGTGTGCTTGCAAGGGAAACAATCACATTCAGTTCACCCACCAATGGTGATGAGCTTGTTGTTGGAGACATTATATTTGGGTGTGGACACAGCAATTCAGGAGCATTCAATGAAAATGACATGGGGGTGATAGGACTGGGTGGGGGTCCTCTGTCACTTGTTTCACAAATGGGTGCCCTTTATGGGAGCAGAAGATTCTCTCAGTGCCTGGTTCCTTTTCATGCTGACTCGCGCACTTCAGGAACAATTAGCTTTGGCGATGCCAGTGATGTTTCAGGTGAAGGAGTAGTCACAACCCCTTTGGTCTCTGAGGAAGGCCAGACACCTTATCTAGTCACACTGGAAGGAATAAGTGTCGGAGACACATTTGTGAGTTTCAATTCTTCAGAAAAGCTTTCCAAAGGGAATATGATGATTGATTCAGGTACACCAGCAACTTATTTACCACAAGAATTTTATGACCGTCTTGTCGAGGAGTTGAAGGTGCAAAGTAGCCTGCTGCCTGTTGATAATGACCCAGATTTGGGTACACAACTTTGCTACAGGAGTGAGACAAATTTGGAAGGACCAATCTTGACTGCACATTTTGAAGGGGCAGATGTGCAATTGATGCCCATACAAACCTTCATTCCACCAAAAGATGGGGTGTTTTGCTTTGCAATGGCTGGCACTGCTGATGGAGACTATATATTTGGCAACTTTGCTCAATCAAACATTTTGATTGGATTTGATTTAGACAGAAAGACTATCTCCTTCAAGCCAACTGATTGCACCAACCCGTAG
- the LOC130737331 gene encoding S-protein homolog 2-like, which produces MALETNFFVSLLLLMLALRFNTGDTLSLPHGAPVTVEIINGFGEAKLAPLVTNVTLHCKSKDDSLGYHTLHVGASYRFQFNRNYFLPTTLFWCFFTWPQDQTRHYIDIYEEDRDECTFCSWKIWSGGACMYDVDGDGYSRCLPWNK; this is translated from the coding sequence ATGGCTCTAGAAACcaatttttttgtttcactCCTCCTCTTGATGCTGGCATTGAGGTTCAATACTGGTGATACATTGTCATTACCTCATGGTGCCCCAGTAACAGTAGAAATCATAAACGGTTTCGGTGAAGCTAAGCTTGCACCACTCGTGACAAATGTGACTCTCCATTGCAAATCCAAGGATGATAGTCTGGGATATCACACACTTCATGTAGGAGCTTCATACAGATTTCAGTTCAATCGGAACTATTTTCTTCCCACAACGTTGTTCTGGTGCTTCTTCACGTGGCCACAAGACCAAACTCGTCACTATATTGACATTTATGAGGAGGATCGAGACGAATGTACGTTCTGTTCTTGGAAGATATGGTCTGGAGGTGCATGTATGTATGATGTTGATGGTGATGGGTACTCTAGGTGCTTACCTTGGAACAAATAA
- the LOC130741314 gene encoding uncharacterized protein LOC130741314: protein MHIRLMVTMTRTMKTIMSPNHNHEKNSRLSPLPPGRPGKRQWRQSRTGTLAVAIAALFLCTTAWLSLVFSDATTCCFHRLKEWEGRPHIFPWKKCVPRLSKVTPPSALQFGAMEDHLHNVSSVVEQGVLSLEHIVFGIAGSSQLWRQRKEYVRLWWRPDDMRGHVWLEEQVAKEQGDDLLPPIMISEDISYFRYTNPIGHPSGLRISRIVRESFRLGLSDVRWFVLCDDDTIFNVNNLVDVLSKYDSSEMIYIGSPSESHSANTYFSHSMAYGGGGIAISHPLAKALSEILDDCIERYPKLYGSDDRLHACITELGIPMTWEHGFHQWDIRGDAHGLLSSHPIAPFVSIHHVEAVNPFYPGLSSLDSLKLFTRAMKADPRSFLQRSICYDHARHLTFSVALGYAIQVLPNIVRPRDLERTERTFSAWNGISHRNEFDFDARDPHKSVCKKPILFFLNDTRREGNVSWGSYIQSRDKDDFKKRFFCFPHFPPLRSAREIQVVVQPLSKNWHLVPRRLCCRQTQSDKEILQISVGQCGTGAFSSVY, encoded by the exons ATGCACATTAGACTGATGGTGACGATGACTCGAACAATGAAAACGATTATGTCACCCAATCATAATCATGAGAAGAATTCCCGTCTCTCTCCTTTGCCTCCTGGTCGACCTGGAAAACGTCAATGGCGCCAAAGCCGCACTGGTACCTTGGCTGTTGCCATAGCAGCACTTTTCTTGTGTACCACTGCTTGGCTTTCCCTTGTCTTCTCTGATGCAACTACCTGTTGCTTTCATCGCTTAAAGGAATGGGAAGGTAGACCCCACATTTTCCCTTGGAAGAAGTGCGTTCCTCGCCTTTCAAAAGTAACACCTCCATCTGCTCTTCAATTTGGGGCCATGGAAGATCATCTTCACAATGTTAGCAGTGTTGTTGAACAGGGAGTTTTGTCACTTGAACATATTGTTTTTGGCATAGCAGGATCATCTCAGCTTTGGAGACAGAGGAAGGAATATGTCAGATTGTGGTGGCGACCTGATGACATGCGTGGCCATGTGTGGTTAGAGGAACAAGTTGCTAAAGAACAAGGAGATGATTTATTGCCCCCTATCATGATTTCTGAAGACATCTCATATTTCCGCTACACTAATCCAATAGGCCACCCTTCTGGCCTCCGGATTTCTCGCATTGTCAGAGAGAGCTTTCGCCTTGGCCTCTCAGATGTGCGCTGGTTTGTCCTCTGTGATGATGATACCATCTTCAATGTGAATAACCTAGTTGACGTTCTCAGCAAGTATGATTCCTCTGAAATGATTTATATAGGTAGCCCCTCAGAGAGCCATTCAGCCAATACTTATTTTAGTCACTCAATGGcctatggtggtggtgggattGCAATAAGTCATCCGCTTGCAAAGGCGCTCTCTGAGATTCTTGATGATTGCATTGAGAGGTATCCCAAGCTTTATGGTAGTGATGATCGACTGCATGCCTGCATAACTGAACTTGGCATTCCTATGACCTGGGAGCATGGTTTTCACCAG TGGGATATAAGGGGTGATGCTCATGGTCTTCTATCCTCTCACCCAATAGCACCATTTGTGTCAATTCATCATGTTGAAGCTGTGAACCCCTTTTATCCCGGCTTGAGCTCTTTGGATAGCCTGAAACTTTTCACAAGGGCCATGAAAGCTGATCCCAGGAGCTTTTTGCAACGATCAATATGTTATGACCATGCTCGGCACCTAACATTCTCGGTGGCACTTGGTTACGCAATCCAAGTCCTGCCTAACATTGTTCGTCCCCGTGACCTGGAGCGCACGGAACGAACCTTCTCTGCTTGGAATGGTATTAGTCATAGGAatgaatttgattttgatgCTAGAGACCCACACAAATCTGTTTGTAAAAAGCCCATCCTCTTCTTCTTGAATGATACTCGAAGAGAGGGTAATGTTTCTTGGGGTTCATATATTCAGAGTAGAGATAAAGATGACTTCAAAAAGAGATTTTTTTGCTTTCCTCACTTCCCCCCTCTGCGCAGTGCGCGAGAGATCCAGGTAGTGGTGCAGCCTCTGAGCAAGAATTGGCATCTG GTACCGCGTCGTCTGTGTTGCAGGCAAACCCAATCTGACAAAGAAATCCTCCAAATCTCAGTTGGACAGTGTGGGACAGGAGCTTTTAGCTCTGTATACTGA